One window of the Allosaccharopolyspora coralli genome contains the following:
- the rraA gene encoding ribonuclease E activity regulator RraA: MPLATADIADQEGAETRSCDVQFRQYGGTRAFGGRIRTVTCFQDNALLKKTLSEPGDGQVLVIDGSGSVHTALVGDLIAELGRSNGWTGVVVHGAIRDSAVIGEMDFGVKALGTNPRKSSKTGDGTVDEIVELGGVRFVPGEYLVADDDGIVVLDPTRLPAE; this comes from the coding sequence ATGCCGCTGGCCACCGCCGACATCGCCGACCAGGAGGGCGCCGAGACCCGCAGCTGCGACGTCCAGTTCCGCCAGTACGGCGGCACGCGTGCCTTCGGCGGGCGCATCCGGACCGTCACCTGCTTCCAGGACAACGCGCTGCTGAAGAAGACCCTCTCCGAGCCCGGCGACGGCCAGGTGCTCGTGATCGACGGTTCCGGCTCCGTGCACACCGCACTCGTGGGAGACCTCATCGCCGAGCTCGGACGCTCGAACGGCTGGACCGGCGTGGTGGTGCACGGCGCCATCCGCGACTCGGCGGTGATCGGCGAGATGGACTTCGGGGTGAAGGCACTCGGCACCAACCCGCGGAAGAGTTCCAAGACCGGTGACGGCACGGTGGACGAGATCGTCGAACTCGGTGGCGTTCGGTTCGTCCCGGGGGAGTACCTCGTCGCCGACGACGACGGCATCGTCGTCCTCGACCCGACCCGACTCCCTGCCGAATAG
- the pgl gene encoding 6-phosphogluconolactonase: MSAEVVVHDGDDLLAAAAAARLLTRIVDAQAARGAASVVLTGGRTGTAVLEHVYRSPARDAVRWDALEVYWGDERFLPSGDPERNETQARKALLDHVPVDPGRVHPMPASDGVLGDDVDRAAAHYAELLAQRSESVTDFPVPTFDVVMLGVGEEGHTASLFPETPAVRESERSVVGVRDCPKPPPTRVSLTLPALRTGSEVWLLTTGEKKAEPVAAALSGADPVEVPVAGATGRTRTLWLLDSAAAARLH, from the coding sequence ATGAGCGCCGAGGTCGTCGTGCACGACGGGGACGATCTGCTCGCCGCCGCGGCCGCCGCTCGCCTGCTCACCCGGATCGTCGACGCGCAGGCCGCCCGAGGCGCCGCCTCGGTGGTGTTGACGGGCGGTCGTACTGGAACGGCGGTGCTGGAACACGTCTACCGCTCGCCTGCGCGGGACGCGGTGCGGTGGGACGCGCTCGAGGTGTACTGGGGTGACGAGCGGTTCCTGCCCTCCGGCGACCCGGAGCGCAACGAGACCCAGGCTCGAAAGGCGCTGCTCGACCACGTCCCCGTCGACCCGGGACGGGTGCACCCCATGCCCGCCTCGGACGGCGTGCTCGGGGACGACGTGGATCGGGCGGCGGCGCACTACGCGGAGTTGCTGGCGCAGCGCTCGGAGTCCGTCACCGACTTTCCGGTGCCGACGTTCGACGTGGTCATGCTCGGCGTCGGCGAGGAAGGGCACACCGCGTCGCTGTTCCCGGAGACCCCGGCGGTGCGGGAGTCCGAACGCAGCGTCGTCGGCGTTCGGGACTGCCCCAAGCCGCCGCCCACCCGTGTGTCGCTGACGCTGCCGGCGCTGCGCACGGGCTCCGAGGTGTGGTTGCTCACCACGGGGGAGAAGAAGGCGGAGCCGGTCGCCGCGGCACTCTCCGGCGCCGACCCGGTCGAGGTCCCGGTCGCGGGTGCCACCGGGCGCACGCGCACCCTCTGGCTCCTCGACAGCGCCGCCGCCGCCCGCCTCCACTGA
- the opcA gene encoding glucose-6-phosphate dehydrogenase assembly protein OpcA, with protein sequence MIIDLPSTTTSKVNKKLVDLRESGGAVALGRVLTLVIVTDEVTGTEEAIEAANLASREHPARVIVVAKGAREAAPRLDAQIRVGGDAGASEVIVLRLYGELVDEGAGAVVPLLLPDAPIVVWWPTDAPEVPAKDPIGALAHRRITDSAAEDDPIATLQTRVRSYVEGDTDLAWTRLTSWRAVLAAALDLPPYERVTAAAVSGAADSPSTDLLAAWLSTYLEIPVRRVDQPRIDGMYSAVLERPSGAVELVRPDGKVGTLTQPGQPERRVALQRREVRDCLTEELRRLDPDEIYQFTLEGLPGVVHESATQAASATQAATGQQEAAAKQSDTDSAATREEQA encoded by the coding sequence GTGATCATCGACCTTCCGTCCACCACGACCTCGAAGGTCAACAAGAAGCTGGTGGACCTGCGCGAGTCCGGTGGTGCCGTTGCGCTCGGCCGGGTGCTCACGCTGGTCATCGTCACCGACGAGGTGACCGGCACCGAAGAGGCGATCGAGGCGGCGAACCTGGCGAGCCGGGAGCACCCGGCCCGGGTGATCGTGGTCGCCAAGGGTGCGCGAGAGGCCGCCCCGCGACTGGACGCGCAGATCCGCGTAGGCGGCGACGCTGGAGCCTCCGAGGTCATCGTGCTGCGCCTCTACGGCGAGCTGGTCGACGAGGGCGCCGGCGCGGTGGTGCCGCTGCTGCTGCCGGACGCACCCATCGTCGTCTGGTGGCCCACCGACGCCCCTGAGGTCCCCGCGAAAGACCCGATCGGGGCGTTGGCGCACCGGCGCATCACCGACTCGGCGGCCGAGGACGATCCGATCGCCACGCTGCAGACCCGGGTACGCAGCTACGTGGAGGGCGACACCGACCTGGCGTGGACTCGCCTGACGTCGTGGCGCGCGGTGCTCGCGGCCGCGCTCGACCTGCCGCCGTACGAGCGCGTCACGGCCGCCGCGGTCTCGGGTGCGGCCGACTCGCCGTCGACCGACCTGTTGGCCGCGTGGCTGTCGACCTACCTCGAGATCCCCGTGCGCCGGGTGGATCAGCCCCGGATCGACGGCATGTACTCGGCGGTGCTGGAACGGCCGTCGGGCGCCGTGGAGCTCGTGCGCCCCGACGGCAAGGTCGGGACCCTGACCCAGCCCGGCCAGCCGGAACGGCGGGTCGCGCTACAGCGCCGCGAGGTGCGGGACTGCCTGACCGAGGAGTTGCGTCGGCTCGACCCGGACGAGATATACCAGTTCACCCTGGAGGGTCTGCCCGGCGTCGTGCACGAGTCCGCGACACAGGCCGCCTCCGCGACACAGGCTGCCACCGGGCAACAGGAGGCCGCCGCAAAGCAGTCCGATACCGATTCGGCCGCGACCCGGGAGGAGCAGGCATGA